In a genomic window of Blastopirellula marina:
- a CDS encoding alkaline phosphatase D family protein, which translates to MSSDLDRRAMLALTTASLLAHPTLAADDAPLEAVGPMVGHVGPTNANIWFRGSDESEYSLVVGRGGKDIWKLKAAANAENDLCVKWRVTGLQPATEYYYAIVDVRGVRLTDEQCHFRTAPEPTALRKISLAFGSCAKSKPIRLWSQIDEQSIDGLVLLGDTPYIDSTKLEVARQKHREFLSIPQLAKLIEHTPTWGTWDDHDFGKNDSDGRLSGKENSRKAFVEYRANHEYGQGEQGIYTKFEYGPVEVFLLDTRWFARTEKSPVDPSLPTLLGAEQWKWLKESLLASKAKFKLLTCGMIWDDKENTESDDWGSYTHERDALFKFIGENQISGVVLIGGDIHCSRLLKYDTEKSVGYPIHQFIVSPIHDSTIPKLNVPHPNLVRGEAIPHVWMRLEVDSTQQPAKLHAEWIQMDGIEMWDITLSEDELSAS; encoded by the coding sequence ATGTCATCCGATTTGGACCGCCGAGCAATGCTCGCGCTGACGACTGCCTCACTCTTGGCTCATCCAACTTTAGCTGCCGATGACGCTCCCCTAGAAGCCGTTGGGCCGATGGTCGGTCATGTCGGACCGACCAACGCCAACATCTGGTTTCGGGGAAGTGACGAGTCTGAATATTCACTAGTCGTGGGGAGAGGTGGAAAAGATATATGGAAACTAAAAGCTGCTGCAAATGCCGAGAACGATTTGTGCGTTAAGTGGAGAGTGACTGGGCTGCAGCCAGCAACCGAATACTACTATGCGATCGTGGATGTGCGAGGTGTTCGATTGACGGATGAGCAGTGTCACTTCAGAACGGCCCCCGAGCCAACCGCTCTACGCAAAATTTCCCTGGCATTCGGATCGTGTGCCAAGAGCAAGCCGATTAGGCTTTGGTCGCAGATCGACGAACAATCGATTGACGGCTTGGTATTGTTAGGGGACACACCCTACATTGATTCGACGAAGCTGGAAGTTGCCCGGCAAAAACATCGCGAGTTTCTTAGTATTCCGCAATTGGCCAAACTGATCGAACATACGCCAACATGGGGAACGTGGGACGATCATGATTTCGGAAAGAACGATTCTGACGGGCGGTTGTCGGGTAAAGAGAATTCGCGCAAAGCGTTCGTTGAATACCGAGCCAATCACGAATACGGCCAAGGCGAACAAGGCATCTACACGAAGTTCGAGTACGGCCCGGTTGAGGTCTTTCTACTCGACACCCGTTGGTTTGCCCGAACTGAGAAGTCGCCTGTTGATCCCTCGCTGCCCACGCTCTTGGGGGCGGAACAATGGAAATGGCTGAAAGAGTCACTATTGGCATCGAAAGCGAAGTTCAAATTGCTGACATGCGGGATGATCTGGGACGATAAAGAAAATACTGAGTCGGACGACTGGGGATCTTATACCCATGAACGCGATGCCCTCTTCAAGTTCATTGGTGAGAACCAAATCAGCGGTGTCGTGCTGATCGGCGGCGATATTCATTGCTCGCGGCTGCTTAAGTACGACACGGAGAAGTCGGTTGGATATCCGATCCATCAGTTCATTGTTTCGCCCATTCATGACTCGACGATCCCGAAATTGAACGTGCCTCACCCTAATTTGGTTCGCGGCGAAGCGATTCCGCATGTCTGGATGCGTTTGGAAGTCGATTCGACTCAGCAGCCAGCTAAGCTGCATGCGGAATGGATTCAGATGGATGGCATTGAGATGTGGGACATCACGCTTTCCGAAGATGAGCTATCCGCGTCTTAA
- a CDS encoding carboxypeptidase-like regulatory domain-containing protein yields MRLISLLGLVMLVALSLACDQSAQVVPETIPLGEIGFGVVVDQDGKPVADAEVFGLWKYPSDIAPPVLAKTRTDQFGMFSLKPPPGIRTPSFAVVIRDHQGNIGTGGQYARDGLVPMLRIELVPETFFHVHVVDQQGQACPGVEVACDSLLAYGSEAVATTDVNGFAKVLYIKMHINHDKLVARLPRKGLSCERIVQPPVSGETPPKVVMTLTPVQPYQVEVVDSSGRPVPNAMVAVKRMQLSGLYESTIDGYYEETDANGLATVDLSGGRGYLKFAKIGFCDRPASVKPSDFLSKTSGQPIPKRVVLPEQTTIETTIINESGVALTDFQVEVRGSGRWFPKIEQSRRLDDANSCSIRLPVESRIAIWATSGSYRTEAIPLSIPHGSNPQAIQLVFQSPTKVRGTLLAVSNGQPIARRRIAVTGNVLPRDQIDDAWLTPKVWNLDPPEYEQLTCDDVEAMTDDEGKFELALAPGEYHLQEASRGESVTIKVDSAKPLDLTVWGAKLPCGQVTGQIALADGVRADIGELTILCRPHNTMRQLPAPQLSQDGTFTLPIAPVAQTVLAWNKRGDLAGSATILPHSQTAVVSLKRTVFVEGRMYDPETLRPDSSLRPHIQLMVDVGRGKWMKLKEELVLPSGTDFHITGLIPGAQYWLSPRQFTVADFNTTTNPDVIAFTAPDVGMLNIGPLFGTPQHGQDISKLDTQLAFHPPIPLVTRFGIAANAASRLDQKLLVVLADLYDRLTQELLMQTRQFDHEHADLQQAIQPYQLIWIDKDTLSEEDLQRYPLPNNGGSKLLVMDAAGNTLDEIPFGKLQEDNQWNWDRLLSFLKRHGSETLDALEIYEAAIQQARLDNKLVLVTYGHYGQHDFVDLEINLEASARTLSQFCVMCSLKSRMPQAPLIAERLWANASDTSYPWMILVAPENGKDRYALHSEPIIFSPSERASTVRKLIESAKQLRRTMQFARP; encoded by the coding sequence ATGCGACTCATCTCACTTCTAGGACTTGTCATGCTGGTCGCTTTGAGCTTGGCCTGCGACCAATCCGCGCAGGTGGTCCCGGAAACAATACCTCTTGGTGAAATCGGCTTCGGCGTGGTCGTCGATCAAGACGGAAAGCCGGTTGCCGATGCCGAGGTTTTCGGATTGTGGAAATATCCCAGCGACATCGCTCCGCCCGTGTTAGCGAAAACCAGAACCGATCAGTTCGGTATGTTCTCGCTAAAGCCGCCTCCAGGTATACGAACTCCTTCTTTCGCCGTTGTCATCCGCGACCATCAAGGCAACATCGGAACTGGCGGACAGTATGCTCGCGACGGTCTCGTTCCCATGCTGCGAATCGAACTCGTGCCCGAAACGTTTTTTCACGTGCACGTCGTTGACCAGCAAGGCCAAGCATGTCCAGGCGTCGAAGTGGCATGCGATTCGCTTCTTGCTTACGGATCGGAAGCGGTAGCGACAACCGATGTAAACGGTTTTGCGAAAGTCTTGTACATTAAGATGCATATCAACCATGACAAACTGGTCGCACGATTACCACGAAAGGGACTTTCCTGCGAGCGAATTGTTCAGCCGCCGGTCAGTGGAGAGACTCCCCCCAAGGTCGTGATGACGCTAACTCCGGTGCAGCCATACCAGGTGGAGGTGGTCGATTCCTCAGGCCGCCCTGTTCCAAACGCGATGGTCGCCGTCAAGAGGATGCAGTTAAGCGGTCTCTATGAATCGACTATCGATGGCTATTACGAAGAAACCGATGCCAACGGACTTGCAACTGTTGACTTGTCCGGGGGACGTGGCTATCTCAAGTTTGCCAAGATTGGTTTTTGCGATCGTCCCGCAAGCGTCAAACCTAGCGATTTCTTATCAAAGACATCTGGTCAACCGATTCCCAAACGCGTGGTTCTACCCGAGCAAACGACCATTGAAACGACCATCATCAACGAATCGGGCGTCGCACTTACGGACTTCCAAGTAGAAGTTCGTGGCTCCGGTCGCTGGTTCCCGAAAATTGAACAATCGCGGCGTCTCGACGATGCGAATTCATGCTCAATTCGCCTACCGGTTGAAAGTCGGATCGCCATTTGGGCAACTAGCGGAAGCTATCGAACAGAAGCAATTCCGCTTTCGATCCCACACGGCTCGAACCCGCAGGCAATCCAACTTGTCTTTCAATCACCTACCAAGGTGCGTGGAACATTGCTTGCCGTTTCAAACGGCCAACCAATCGCTCGTCGTAGGATCGCCGTGACTGGTAATGTACTTCCCAGAGACCAAATTGACGACGCTTGGTTAACGCCCAAGGTCTGGAACTTGGATCCACCAGAGTACGAGCAACTTACCTGTGACGACGTCGAGGCGATGACCGACGATGAAGGGAAGTTCGAGCTCGCTTTGGCGCCGGGCGAATATCACCTACAAGAGGCCAGCCGAGGTGAATCCGTTACGATCAAAGTTGATTCAGCAAAGCCGCTTGATCTTACGGTCTGGGGAGCAAAGCTTCCGTGCGGACAAGTGACCGGGCAGATCGCGTTGGCAGACGGAGTACGAGCTGATATTGGCGAACTGACGATCCTTTGTCGTCCGCACAACACGATGAGGCAGCTGCCGGCACCGCAGCTCTCGCAGGACGGAACCTTCACGCTGCCAATCGCACCGGTTGCACAAACGGTGTTGGCTTGGAACAAGCGTGGAGACTTAGCAGGATCAGCGACGATTTTGCCCCATTCCCAAACAGCCGTTGTTAGCCTAAAGCGAACGGTATTTGTCGAAGGTAGGATGTATGATCCTGAAACGCTAAGGCCCGATTCTAGCTTGAGACCTCACATTCAATTGATGGTCGATGTTGGTCGCGGGAAGTGGATGAAGTTGAAAGAAGAGCTTGTACTTCCCAGCGGAACCGACTTCCACATCACCGGCCTAATTCCGGGCGCGCAATATTGGCTATCCCCAAGACAGTTCACAGTCGCCGACTTCAACACAACAACGAATCCCGATGTAATCGCATTCACCGCACCTGACGTGGGCATGTTGAATATTGGACCACTTTTCGGAACACCGCAACATGGGCAAGACATCTCTAAGCTAGATACTCAACTCGCATTCCATCCACCGATTCCTTTGGTTACTCGATTTGGTATTGCCGCGAATGCCGCTAGCCGTCTTGATCAGAAACTCTTAGTGGTCTTAGCGGATCTCTACGATCGACTCACGCAAGAGTTACTAATGCAGACGCGACAGTTCGATCACGAACATGCGGACCTGCAGCAGGCCATTCAACCATATCAACTGATATGGATTGATAAGGATACGCTTTCGGAAGAAGATCTCCAGCGTTACCCTCTCCCAAACAACGGCGGCTCGAAGTTGTTGGTGATGGACGCTGCTGGAAATACGTTAGATGAAATTCCGTTTGGCAAATTACAAGAGGACAACCAGTGGAACTGGGATCGCTTACTATCCTTCTTGAAGCGACACGGAAGTGAAACACTCGATGCGTTAGAGATATATGAGGCAGCGATTCAACAGGCTCGCCTAGACAACAAACTTGTCCTGGTTACGTACGGTCACTACGGTCAACATGACTTCGTCGATTTAGAGATAAACCTAGAAGCGAGTGCCCGCACCCTATCGCAGTTCTGCGTGATGTGCTCACTAAAAAGCCGAATGCCCCAGGCTCCCTTGATTGCGGAACGGCTATGGGCGAATGCGTCTGACACTTCCTACCCTTGGATGATTCTCGTCGCGCCGGAGAATGGCAAAGATCGATACGCTCTACATTCCGAGCCCATCATTTTCTCCCCCTCAGAACGCGCGAGTACCGTGCGAAAATTGATTGAAAGCGCCAAACAGCTAAGGAGGACCATGCAATTCGCCCGCCCATGA
- a CDS encoding helix-turn-helix domain-containing protein, with the protein MNLVELAERIRALRIDQRLTLEEVASRTGLTRSWLSKVENFRVTPSLPALAEIARALGVTTSKLVEGLDEKPALTIVRSDERKIVERDQSSENTAVYHSLAYRRKSRSMDPFIITLPPGVARKEAMAHVGEEFLLVESGNVDFEYDGEVFHLGTGDSLYFDASIPHRLINSYEAEALVLCVFQSPQA; encoded by the coding sequence ATGAACTTAGTTGAACTGGCAGAACGAATTCGTGCGCTTCGTATCGATCAGCGTTTGACGTTGGAAGAAGTTGCGTCGCGTACAGGGCTGACGCGTAGCTGGTTATCGAAAGTCGAGAATTTTCGCGTAACTCCGTCGTTGCCCGCCCTGGCCGAGATTGCGCGAGCGTTGGGTGTGACGACATCGAAGCTGGTTGAAGGACTTGATGAGAAGCCAGCATTAACAATTGTGCGAAGCGACGAACGCAAGATTGTCGAACGGGATCAATCCTCAGAAAATACAGCCGTCTACCATTCGTTGGCGTACCGACGAAAGTCGCGATCGATGGATCCCTTCATCATTACGCTTCCGCCCGGCGTGGCTCGAAAGGAAGCGATGGCGCATGTGGGGGAAGAATTCCTGCTCGTGGAGTCGGGAAACGTCGATTTCGAATACGACGGTGAGGTATTTCACCTTGGAACAGGTGACAGTCTTTACTTTGATGCCAGTATTCCGCATCGTTTAATTAATTCCTACGAGGCTGAAGCTTTGGTCTTGTGTGTTTTCCAATCGCCACAAGCATAG